In the Clostridium sporogenes genome, one interval contains:
- a CDS encoding NAD(P)-dependent oxidoreductase — MEKKLTYMEEKEKVFTPLLAIEEASRCLLCHDAPCTKACPAGTNPEKFIRSLRFRNFKGAVSTIRQNNILGGICARVCPTDKYCEGACSRSGIDKPIQIGRLQRYLTDYEKATKIEVLESVQPKKEKVAIIGSGPSGLSAAAELALKGYKVTVFEARDQLGGWLSYGIPEDRLPQKVVKNEIGYIKNLGIHFKTNCKVGKDITIDNLKKEGFEAFLLAVGMQKSKDIDIKGNDLDGVIAGTDFLAEAKISKGKVKVGNKVIVIGGGDVAMDCAVTAKLLGAEDVKIVYRRTIGKMPADRKEIAYSQDLNIPIFTGLKPNEIIGQAEKVTRFKAIGMFDDSELNLPADMIIFAIGQEAEEVKELKEAVKEVAAAKELTTVELNEKGTIKTVDYSTNIEGIFASGDIIEGDKTVVNAVKEGKEAARAIVKYLLAKKEGTR, encoded by the coding sequence TTGGAGAAAAAATTAACTTATATGGAAGAGAAAGAAAAAGTTTTTACACCGCTTCTAGCAATTGAAGAAGCATCAAGATGTTTGTTGTGTCATGATGCACCATGTACAAAGGCATGCCCAGCAGGTACAAATCCTGAAAAATTTATACGTTCATTACGCTTTAGAAATTTTAAAGGTGCTGTATCTACAATTCGCCAAAATAATATATTAGGTGGAATCTGCGCAAGAGTATGTCCCACAGATAAATATTGCGAAGGAGCCTGTAGTAGGTCTGGTATAGACAAGCCTATTCAAATAGGAAGACTTCAACGCTATTTAACAGATTATGAAAAAGCAACAAAAATAGAGGTTCTAGAAAGTGTACAACCTAAGAAAGAAAAAGTAGCTATTATAGGTTCAGGGCCTAGTGGACTTTCAGCAGCGGCTGAATTAGCTTTAAAAGGATATAAAGTTACTGTTTTTGAAGCTAGAGATCAGTTAGGCGGATGGTTATCTTATGGAATACCAGAAGATAGACTTCCACAAAAGGTTGTTAAAAATGAAATCGGATACATAAAGAACTTAGGTATCCATTTTAAAACTAATTGTAAAGTTGGAAAAGATATTACTATAGACAATCTTAAGAAAGAAGGATTTGAAGCATTTTTATTAGCTGTAGGGATGCAAAAGAGTAAAGATATAGACATAAAAGGAAATGATTTAGATGGAGTTATTGCTGGAACTGATTTTTTGGCAGAAGCTAAAATTTCTAAAGGTAAAGTTAAAGTTGGTAACAAAGTTATAGTTATAGGCGGTGGAGATGTTGCTATGGATTGTGCTGTAACCGCTAAATTGTTAGGAGCAGAGGATGTAAAAATAGTTTATAGAAGAACTATAGGAAAAATGCCAGCTGATAGAAAAGAAATAGCTTATAGTCAAGATTTAAATATACCAATATTTACAGGGTTAAAACCAAATGAAATAATTGGACAAGCAGAAAAAGTTACTAGATTTAAAGCTATAGGAATGTTTGATGATTCAGAATTAAATCTACCAGCGGATATGATTATATTTGCTATTGGACAAGAGGCAGAAGAAGTGAAAGAACTAAAAGAGGCAGTTAAAGAAGTAGCAGCAGCAAAGGAATTAACAACAGTAGAGTTAAATGAAAAGGGAACAATTAAAACTGTAGATTATAGTACTAATATAGAGGGGATTTTTGCTTCAGGAGATATAATTGAAGGAGATAAAACTGTTGTAAATGCTGTAAAAGAAGGAAAAGAAGCTGCAAGGGCTATAGTAAAATATTTATTAGCTAAGAAAGAAGGTACAAGATAA
- the preA gene encoding NAD-dependent dihydropyrimidine dehydrogenase subunit PreA, translating into MKIKDLSIEFCGVKCENPFFLSSSPVGNCYEMCAKALETGWGGIVFKTIGFFIAKEVSPRFTNLEKEGTPFLGFKNMEQIAEHSLEENLEAMRKLKENYPNKVLVASIMGQNEKEWEELARLVTDVGADIIECNFSCPQMTSSAMGSDVGQNPQLVKKYCEAVRRGTDIPILAKMTPNIGDMSVPAIASIEGGAIGIATINTIKCIIGVDLDKFIGYPIVNGKSSISGYSGKAVKPIALRFIQQLVIDERLKDVPISGIGGIETWEDAAEFILLGSTNLQVTTAVMQYGYRIVEDMIEGLSYYMEEKGFEKLEDMVGLANKNIIPAEDLDRGYIVYPKFNEENCVGCGRCYISCYDGGHQAIKWDSENRKPMLDKENCVGCHLCANVCPIQCISKGEIEFKKDEIAREIIL; encoded by the coding sequence ATGAAAATAAAAGATCTTTCTATAGAATTTTGTGGAGTAAAATGTGAAAATCCATTTTTCTTATCATCATCACCAGTAGGAAACTGTTATGAAATGTGTGCTAAAGCTTTAGAAACTGGTTGGGGAGGTATAGTATTTAAAACTATAGGTTTCTTTATTGCAAAGGAAGTTTCTCCACGTTTTACGAATTTAGAAAAGGAAGGGACTCCATTTTTAGGATTTAAAAATATGGAGCAAATAGCAGAACATTCACTAGAAGAAAACTTAGAAGCAATGAGAAAGCTAAAGGAAAATTATCCAAATAAAGTTTTAGTAGCTTCAATAATGGGACAAAATGAAAAAGAATGGGAAGAGCTTGCAAGGCTTGTTACAGATGTTGGAGCAGATATAATAGAATGTAACTTTTCATGTCCACAGATGACTAGCAGTGCTATGGGATCAGATGTTGGTCAGAATCCACAATTAGTTAAAAAATATTGTGAAGCAGTAAGAAGAGGAACTGATATCCCAATATTAGCTAAAATGACTCCAAATATAGGAGATATGAGTGTACCAGCAATAGCTTCTATAGAAGGTGGAGCAATAGGTATAGCTACAATAAATACTATTAAATGTATTATAGGAGTAGATTTAGATAAATTTATAGGATATCCTATTGTAAACGGAAAATCATCAATTTCAGGATATTCAGGTAAAGCAGTAAAACCAATAGCTTTAAGATTTATACAACAATTAGTTATAGATGAAAGACTTAAAGATGTTCCAATAAGCGGTATAGGTGGAATAGAAACTTGGGAAGATGCTGCAGAATTTATATTATTAGGTTCAACAAATTTACAAGTTACTACCGCCGTAATGCAATATGGATATAGGATAGTAGAAGATATGATAGAAGGGCTTTCATATTATATGGAAGAAAAGGGATTTGAAAAATTAGAAGATATGGTAGGACTTGCAAATAAAAATATAATTCCAGCAGAAGATTTAGATAGAGGATATATTGTATATCCAAAATTTAATGAAGAAAATTGTGTAGGCTGCGGCAGATGTTATATTTCGTGTTATGATGGTGGACATCAAGCAATTAAATGGGATTCAGAAAATAGAAAACCAATGTTAGATAAGGAAAATTGTGTGGGATGCCATTTATGCGCTAATGTATGCCCAATACAATGTATATCAAAAGGAGAAATAGAATTTAAAAAGGATGAAATAGCTAGAGAAATTATACTTTAA
- a CDS encoding DNA polymerase IV, which yields MDRVIMHVDMDAFFASVEQMDNKKLKGKPVIVGGIGERGVVATASYEARKYGVHSAMPVFIAKKKCPFGIYVPGRHYRYREVSNDIFKILYKITPIIEPVSIDEAYLDISHLKEEPIKVAEYIKKRVKEEIGLTLSVGISYNKFLAKLASDWNKPDGIKIITEDMIPKILEPLPINKIHGIGKKSVEKLHNIGIYTVEDMHKLSKNFCIEYFGKFGVEIYERIRGIDYREVKVSRKRKSIGKETTLKKDIISKEEMKKYLLDFSNKISTNLYKRDSGAKTVTVKIKTSDFQTHTRSRTMNDYVIDKSEIYSISCDILDNIDLKDSIRLIGLTVSNLGKNEIKQLTFNIY from the coding sequence ATGGATAGGGTTATTATGCACGTTGATATGGATGCATTTTTTGCATCTGTAGAGCAAATGGATAATAAAAAGCTTAAAGGTAAGCCTGTAATAGTAGGTGGAATAGGGGAAAGAGGAGTAGTTGCTACTGCATCCTATGAAGCAAGAAAATATGGGGTTCATTCTGCTATGCCTGTTTTTATAGCTAAAAAGAAATGCCCTTTTGGAATATATGTACCCGGCAGACATTATAGATATAGGGAAGTTTCAAATGATATATTTAAGATATTATATAAAATTACTCCTATTATTGAGCCCGTATCTATAGATGAGGCATACTTAGATATTAGTCATTTAAAAGAAGAACCTATTAAGGTAGCAGAATATATTAAAAAGAGAGTTAAAGAAGAAATAGGATTAACTTTATCCGTTGGAATTTCATATAATAAATTTTTGGCAAAACTTGCCTCTGATTGGAATAAACCAGATGGTATTAAAATAATAACAGAAGATATGATTCCTAAAATACTAGAACCTCTTCCTATAAATAAGATACATGGTATCGGTAAAAAGTCTGTGGAAAAGTTACATAACATAGGTATTTATACCGTTGAAGATATGCACAAGTTATCTAAGAATTTTTGTATAGAGTATTTTGGAAAATTTGGAGTAGAAATATATGAAAGAATAAGAGGAATAGATTATAGAGAGGTAAAGGTTAGTAGAAAAAGAAAATCTATAGGCAAGGAAACAACTCTTAAAAAAGATATAATAAGTAAAGAAGAGATGAAAAAATACCTTTTAGATTTTTCAAATAAAATATCTACTAATTTGTATAAAAGAGATAGTGGTGCAAAAACTGTTACTGTAAAAATAAAAACATCTGATTTTCAAACTCATACTAGAAGTAGAACAATGAATGATTATGTAATAGATAAAAGTGAAATTTATAGTATATCCTGTGATATATTAGATAATATAGATTTAAAAGATTCTATAAGATTAATAGGTCTTACTGTATCAAATTTGGGGAAAAATGAAATTAAGCAATTAACTTTTAATATTTATTGA
- a CDS encoding M15 family metallopeptidase, whose amino-acid sequence MNNNKGNENLYNITMKQDILCLMMAYGDHIENIKCENDKTYIIMKSGKKILYDDKKEKSFEEKIYNSDIQDMLEQIYPLEITGKLMDKDFDPGRFRAYSLLEDIYGNSSNEIQKNLKTIHTPYGTVQFNNKAKGADSLKAVLDELHGKHNNKINSHVSPLNGTFNYRHIAGTNLLSPHAFGIAIDLVRDNRDYWKWATEKQGEERISSYPKEIVETFEKNNFVWGGKWNHFDTLHFEYRPEIIMKAKYFGDNNKTKEHWYKGAPLEDKQVKTYIDKIDKVLK is encoded by the coding sequence ATTAACAATAATAAAGGAAATGAAAATTTATATAACATAACTATGAAACAAGATATATTATGTTTAATGATGGCCTACGGTGATCATATAGAAAATATTAAGTGTGAAAATGATAAAACTTATATAATAATGAAATCAGGTAAAAAAATTCTTTATGATGATAAAAAAGAAAAGAGTTTTGAAGAAAAAATATATAATTCAGATATACAAGATATGTTGGAACAAATTTATCCTTTAGAAATTACTGGAAAATTAATGGATAAAGATTTTGATCCTGGTAGATTTAGAGCATATTCCTTATTAGAAGATATTTATGGAAATAGCTCTAATGAAATTCAAAAAAATCTAAAGACTATTCATACTCCTTATGGAACAGTACAATTTAATAATAAAGCTAAAGGAGCAGATAGTTTAAAAGCCGTTTTAGATGAGCTTCATGGAAAACATAATAATAAAATAAATTCTCATGTAAGTCCTCTTAATGGTACATTTAATTATAGGCACATTGCAGGCACAAATCTTTTGAGTCCTCATGCTTTTGGCATTGCCATTGACTTAGTAAGGGATAATAGAGATTATTGGAAATGGGCTACTGAAAAACAAGGAGAAGAAAGAATATCATCCTACCCAAAAGAAATTGTAGAAACCTTTGAAAAAAACAATTTTGTATGGGGTGGAAAATGGAACCATTTTGATACACTGCATTTTGAATATAGACCTGAAATTATAATGAAAGCTAAATATTTTGGTGATAACAATAAAACAAAAGAGCATTGGTATAAAGGTGCTCCTCTAGAAGATAAACAAGTTAAAACTTATATAGACAAAATTGATAAAGTCTTAAAGTAA
- a CDS encoding amidase domain-containing protein — MEFFQRNKTKKIIAIFTIVIILSFSFMELFQWKNVLVYKSNDIDDTIDKTEITNLINDIFLNRNKALLKGDLKFIKSIYDTNTKYGVWAYEHEEKKIKYLHNWEEKQGVKFIDIKPNVVIKNIKKQKDNYSINLICSAEYKYVYEDDLKKVNTSIIGTNHLVKIANKNNKWVITKEWYKDPFADSLNINNLKADDIREHIVTSSFRDFSSLNDRRLKAIEYADKYCGAASTEEHGYKYNKNYRDYNPKGGDCANFASQILFEGGKFKKNSAWNYDSKGATRAWVNADGFKDYMIYSGRASVIAHGDYEKVYKASYNLLPGDFVAYEKKGDITHISVVTGADSKGYSLVSCHNTDRNKVPWDLGWSNKGIKFWLVRVHF, encoded by the coding sequence ATGGAATTTTTTCAAAGAAATAAAACTAAAAAAATTATAGCTATCTTTACTATAGTAATAATTTTATCTTTTTCTTTTATGGAACTATTTCAATGGAAAAATGTTTTAGTTTATAAATCTAATGATATTGATGATACTATTGATAAAACTGAAATAACTAATTTAATAAATGATATTTTTTTAAATAGAAATAAAGCATTATTAAAAGGTGATTTAAAATTTATTAAATCTATTTATGATACTAATACCAAATATGGTGTATGGGCCTACGAACATGAGGAAAAAAAGATAAAGTATCTTCATAATTGGGAAGAAAAGCAAGGAGTTAAATTTATTGATATAAAGCCCAATGTTGTAATTAAAAATATCAAAAAACAAAAAGATAATTACTCAATTAATTTAATATGCTCTGCTGAATATAAATATGTATATGAAGATGACCTAAAAAAAGTTAATACATCTATTATAGGTACTAATCATTTAGTGAAGATAGCTAACAAAAATAACAAATGGGTAATTACAAAAGAATGGTATAAAGATCCTTTTGCTGACTCTCTTAATATAAATAATTTAAAAGCAGATGATATAAGAGAACATATAGTAACCAGCAGTTTTAGAGATTTTTCTAGCTTAAATGATAGAAGATTAAAAGCCATAGAATATGCAGACAAATATTGCGGAGCTGCTAGTACAGAAGAACATGGCTATAAATATAATAAAAATTATAGAGATTACAATCCTAAAGGTGGAGATTGTGCAAATTTTGCATCTCAAATTTTATTTGAGGGAGGAAAATTCAAAAAAAACTCTGCTTGGAACTATGATTCTAAAGGAGCTACTAGAGCTTGGGTAAATGCTGATGGATTTAAAGATTACATGATTTATAGTGGTAGAGCCTCTGTAATTGCTCATGGAGATTATGAAAAAGTATATAAAGCTTCTTACAATCTTTTACCTGGAGATTTTGTAGCCTATGAAAAAAAAGGAGATATAACTCATATCTCTGTAGTAACTGGAGCAGACTCTAAGGGATATTCTTTAGTAAGCTGCCATAATACTGACAGAAACAAAGTACCTTGGGATCTTGGATGGAGCAACAAAGGAATAAAATTTTGGTTAGTTAGAGTACATTTTTAA
- a CDS encoding histidine kinase, which translates to MKEFKKIKWEFNDECCKNSKIFIEILSNISSKLVNINLHKEYLIEECLEEVGNKTNSSRAYIFLFRNNLQYMDNTYEWCAKGISSEKNNLQNLKTSLFPWWINELKNNKLIIIEDVEKMTAELEKELLLEQGIKSLIALPICYKDNLVGYLGLDNNFDNKTWNKNNQFSLKLISEMLAGALARLDHEKELEYAAKELIKNKKNIHSLKAQLTQHEEMLKLSQSKKLSRPIGLSKEDFNEIVNYVLDILSFDMMIFDKVDLKLSQNLPLILCNKIEISQVIMNILKNSIYEMNKKSEFLGANIKNNILKIETYNKDDLLICEISDNGMGFSDEIASKLFEPFFTTKPLGLGSGLGLSLAYDIITHKHNGQIIANKSEWKGAKFTIKLCYK; encoded by the coding sequence ATGAAGGAATTTAAAAAAATCAAGTGGGAATTTAATGATGAATGTTGTAAAAATTCTAAAATTTTTATAGAAATCCTTTCAAATATTTCATCTAAACTTGTAAATATTAATTTACATAAAGAATATTTAATAGAGGAATGCTTAGAAGAAGTAGGTAATAAAACTAATTCTTCTAGAGCTTATATATTCTTATTTAGAAATAATTTACAATATATGGATAATACTTATGAATGGTGTGCTAAAGGAATTAGTTCTGAAAAAAATAATCTTCAAAATTTAAAAACTTCTTTGTTTCCTTGGTGGATAAATGAATTAAAAAATAATAAACTTATTATTATTGAAGATGTAGAAAAGATGACTGCAGAATTAGAAAAAGAACTTCTTTTAGAACAGGGTATAAAATCTCTTATTGCTTTGCCAATATGTTATAAAGATAATTTAGTAGGTTATTTAGGATTAGATAATAATTTTGATAATAAAACTTGGAATAAAAATAATCAATTTTCTCTAAAATTAATTTCAGAAATGCTTGCTGGAGCTTTAGCAAGATTGGATCATGAAAAAGAACTTGAGTATGCTGCTAAAGAACTAATAAAAAACAAAAAAAATATTCATAGTTTAAAAGCTCAACTTACTCAACATGAAGAGATGCTAAAACTTAGCCAAAGCAAGAAACTGTCAAGACCAATAGGATTAAGTAAAGAAGATTTTAATGAAATAGTAAATTATGTACTAGATATATTAAGCTTTGATATGATGATTTTTGATAAAGTTGATTTAAAACTTTCACAAAATTTACCTCTTATATTATGCAATAAAATAGAAATTAGTCAAGTTATTATGAATATACTTAAAAATTCCATCTATGAAATGAATAAAAAATCTGAATTTTTAGGTGCAAATATAAAAAACAATATTTTAAAAATAGAAACATATAATAAAGATGATTTATTGATTTGTGAAATCTCAGATAATGGAATGGGGTTTTCTGATGAAATTGCATCAAAGCTATTTGAACCTTTCTTTACAACTAAACCATTAGGACTAGGAAGCGGATTAGGATTATCTTTAGCTTATGATATTATTACACATAAACACAATGGTCAAATAATTGCTAATAAAAGTGAATGGAAAGGTGCTAAGTTTACTATAAAGTTATGCTACAAATAA
- a CDS encoding epoxyqueuosine reductase QueH: MKNNYHKIMLDEINKILKDNKKPKLLLHSCCAPCSSYVLKFLSQYFYIEVFFFNPNIYPEEEYIKRLEEQIRLIKEMELNYKVIGTEHESHLFYDAVKGYEKMGEGSERCYNCFELRLNKAAEYGKLKGFDYFTTTLTISPLKNAEKINEIGLNLEKKYNIKFLNSDFKKNNGYKCSVDLSKEYNLYRQNYCGCIFSKQEYIERINNKKMKG, translated from the coding sequence ATGAAAAATAATTATCATAAAATAATGTTAGATGAAATAAATAAAATACTTAAAGATAATAAAAAACCAAAGTTGTTATTACATAGCTGTTGTGCTCCATGTAGTTCCTATGTTCTTAAATTTTTGTCTCAGTATTTTTATATAGAAGTTTTTTTCTTTAATCCTAATATTTATCCAGAAGAAGAGTATATAAAAAGATTAGAAGAACAAATTAGACTTATAAAAGAAATGGAACTTAACTATAAAGTTATAGGAACTGAACATGAAAGTCACCTGTTTTATGATGCAGTTAAAGGATATGAAAAAATGGGAGAAGGTAGTGAAAGGTGTTATAATTGCTTTGAATTAAGATTAAATAAAGCTGCTGAATATGGTAAGTTAAAAGGATTTGATTACTTTACTACTACTTTAACAATAAGTCCTTTAAAAAATGCAGAAAAAATAAATGAAATAGGATTAAATTTAGAAAAAAAATATAATATTAAATTTCTTAATTCTGATTTTAAGAAAAATAACGGATATAAATGTTCTGTAGATTTATCAAAAGAATATAATTTATATCGCCAAAATTATTGTGGATGTATTTTTTCGAAGCAAGAATACATTGAGAGAATAAACAATAAAAAAATGAAAGGATAG
- a CDS encoding ribonucleoside-diphosphate reductase subunit alpha, whose amino-acid sequence MNIKIKKRNGQYELLQVEKTKKMVRLACEGIEGCDPLELELDSRIQFRDGMTTKEIQKILIQTAIEKVIQISKDNQGNNIKKTNANWQYVAARLLCFDLYKEAKISRNYNNFGYGNYYELVKKLVEIKLYGEYLIKNYSDGEIKELANYIVSERDELFNYEGLKLLNDRYLIKGHNGEILELPQERFMTIAMHLAIPEGDNRVFYAKKFYDVLSELKVTVATPTLGNAGTPFYQLSSCFISTVGDNLWSIYDVNQKFAQVSKHGGALGIYMGKIRALNSEIRGHKNASGGVVPWIRLYNDTAVAVDQLGKRKGGASITLDIWHKDIFDFLDIRTNNGDDRRKAHDVFPAVSIPNLFMERLEKRESWSLFDPYMVKKIMGYSLEDYFDDENHKEFTKRYLECEENNSILKDTVPALDIMKKLMKSAVETGTPFIFFRDTVNEANPNKHKGMIYASNLCHEIAQNMSESELIEEDIIDEDGFPTVVQKIKSGDMVTCNLNSMNLSKVKKDEFSKCIPLQIRMLDNVITLNKLPVKESRITSDKYRAIGLGTSGYHNFLANNKIRWESDEHIKIADEIYEEIAYTAIKASMELAKEKGSYPAFKCSEWDTGKYFERRGYNSERWNQLKNDIKKYGIRNGYITAIAPTGSTSNIANTTAGIDPVFKRFFMEEKKGSFTPKTAPDLNEENFWYYKEAHTIDQQWSIKACAVRQKHIDQAQSFNLYITPEIKAKEILNMYIESWKQGIKTIYYVRNKSLEMDECTSCS is encoded by the coding sequence ATGAATATTAAAATAAAAAAGAGAAATGGACAATACGAATTACTACAAGTAGAGAAAACAAAAAAAATGGTTAGGCTAGCCTGTGAAGGTATAGAGGGGTGTGATCCTCTTGAATTAGAATTAGATTCTAGAATACAGTTTAGAGATGGTATGACTACTAAAGAAATTCAAAAGATATTAATACAAACTGCTATTGAAAAAGTTATTCAAATCAGTAAAGACAATCAAGGAAATAATATAAAGAAAACTAATGCTAACTGGCAATATGTTGCTGCAAGACTTTTATGTTTTGATTTATACAAAGAAGCTAAAATTAGCAGAAATTATAATAATTTTGGATATGGCAATTATTATGAGTTAGTAAAAAAGCTAGTAGAAATAAAACTTTATGGAGAATATTTAATTAAGAATTATTCTGATGGAGAGATTAAGGAATTAGCAAATTACATAGTATCAGAAAGAGATGAACTATTTAATTATGAAGGTTTAAAATTATTAAATGATAGATATTTAATTAAAGGACATAATGGAGAAATATTAGAGCTTCCACAAGAACGTTTTATGACTATAGCTATGCATTTAGCTATACCTGAAGGAGATAACAGAGTTTTTTATGCGAAAAAATTCTATGATGTTTTAAGTGAATTAAAAGTCACAGTGGCTACTCCTACTTTAGGAAATGCAGGTACCCCTTTTTATCAATTAAGTAGTTGCTTTATATCTACTGTAGGTGATAACTTATGGTCAATTTATGATGTTAATCAAAAGTTTGCACAAGTTTCAAAACATGGTGGAGCATTAGGTATTTATATGGGCAAAATAAGGGCTTTAAATAGCGAAATAAGAGGACATAAAAATGCATCAGGTGGAGTTGTACCTTGGATAAGACTTTATAATGATACAGCTGTGGCTGTAGATCAGCTTGGAAAGAGAAAAGGTGGAGCATCTATAACTTTAGATATATGGCATAAGGATATATTTGATTTTTTAGATATTAGAACCAACAATGGAGACGATAGAAGAAAGGCTCATGATGTTTTCCCTGCTGTAAGTATTCCAAATTTATTTATGGAAAGATTAGAAAAGAGAGAAAGTTGGTCTTTATTTGATCCTTATATGGTGAAAAAGATAATGGGTTATAGTTTAGAAGATTATTTTGATGATGAAAATCATAAAGAATTTACTAAAAGATATTTAGAATGTGAAGAAAATAATAGTATTCTAAAAGATACAGTACCAGCACTTGATATAATGAAAAAATTAATGAAAAGTGCAGTAGAAACAGGAACTCCTTTTATTTTCTTTAGAGATACTGTAAATGAAGCTAATCCTAATAAGCATAAAGGTATGATATATGCATCAAATCTTTGTCATGAGATAGCTCAAAATATGAGCGAAAGTGAACTTATAGAAGAAGATATAATTGATGAAGATGGATTCCCTACAGTTGTTCAAAAAATAAAATCTGGAGATATGGTAACCTGTAATCTAAATTCTATGAATCTTAGTAAAGTAAAGAAGGATGAATTTAGCAAATGTATTCCTCTTCAAATAAGAATGTTAGACAATGTTATAACTTTAAATAAACTTCCAGTTAAGGAATCTAGAATTACTAGTGATAAATATAGAGCTATTGGATTAGGTACAAGTGGATATCATAATTTCCTTGCAAATAATAAGATAAGATGGGAAAGTGATGAACATATTAAAATAGCAGATGAAATTTATGAAGAGATAGCATATACGGCTATAAAAGCTTCTATGGAATTAGCTAAGGAGAAGGGCAGTTATCCTGCTTTTAAATGTTCAGAATGGGATACAGGAAAATATTTTGAAAGAAGAGGTTATAATTCTGAAAGATGGAATCAACTTAAAAATGATATTAAAAAATACGGTATAAGAAATGGTTATATTACAGCTATTGCTCCTACAGGTAGCACCTCTAATATAGCTAATACTACTGCAGGAATAGATCCTGTATTTAAAAGATTCTTTATGGAAGAAAAGAAAGGAAGTTTTACACCAAAAACGGCGCCAGATTTGAACGAAGAAAATTTTTGGTATTATAAAGAAGCCCATACTATAGATCAGCAATGGAGCATTAAAGCTTGTGCTGTAAGACAAAAGCATATAGATCAGGCTCAATCTTTTAATTTGTATATAACTCCAGAGATTAAGGCTAAAGAAATTCTTAATATGTATATAGAATCATGGAAACAAGGAATTAAAACTATATATTATGTAAGAAATAAATCATTAGAAATGGATGAATGTACAAGTTGCTCATAA
- a CDS encoding ribonucleotide-diphosphate reductase subunit beta, whose protein sequence is MLKKMIFNENGQRGTESMINGNTTNLREWNRIKYSWARDFYRTMLNNFWIPEEISLNEDVKQFPYLTDGERNAFDKIISLLNFLDSIQSENLPNLSRYITAAEVSSLLNIQTFQEEIHAQSYSYILDTVTNPITRDKIYDQWREDEHLLTRNKFIAGIYEQFNEEPKMHNFLRVIMANYILEGIYFYSGFSFFYTLARQGKMTATSTIFKYINRDEVTHLVLFQNIIKELKKENENIFTKELEEEFRQMMKMGVEHEIQWGQYVTNNEILGLNDELIDRYIKYLSNLRLTAIGLKPLYPEINKHPMEWIDSFSKLNSTKTDFFEAKVTNYTKAAAFDFDDLD, encoded by the coding sequence ATGCTTAAGAAAATGATATTTAATGAAAATGGTCAACGGGGAACGGAATCAATGATAAATGGTAATACCACAAATTTAAGAGAATGGAACAGAATAAAATATAGTTGGGCTAGAGATTTTTATAGAACAATGCTAAATAACTTTTGGATACCGGAGGAAATATCACTAAATGAAGATGTTAAACAATTTCCATATCTAACAGATGGAGAAAGAAATGCTTTTGATAAGATTATTTCATTGTTGAATTTTCTTGATTCTATACAAAGTGAAAATCTTCCTAATCTATCAAGGTATATTACTGCAGCAGAAGTTTCTTCTCTTTTAAATATTCAAACATTTCAAGAAGAGATACATGCTCAAAGTTATTCATATATACTTGATACAGTGACTAATCCAATTACTAGAGATAAAATATATGATCAATGGAGAGAGGATGAACATCTTCTTACAAGAAATAAATTTATAGCAGGTATTTATGAACAATTTAATGAAGAACCTAAAATGCATAATTTTTTAAGAGTAATTATGGCAAATTATATATTAGAGGGTATATATTTTTATTCTGGTTTTAGTTTTTTCTATACTTTAGCTAGGCAGGGAAAAATGACTGCCACTAGTACAATATTTAAATATATAAATAGGGATGAAGTTACACATCTTGTTCTTTTTCAAAATATTATTAAGGAACTAAAAAAAGAGAATGAAAATATCTTTACAAAAGAATTAGAAGAAGAATTTAGACAAATGATGAAAATGGGTGTAGAACATGAAATACAATGGGGACAATATGTTACCAATAATGAGATATTAGGTCTTAATGATGAATTGATAGATAGATACATTAAATATCTTTCTAATCTAAGATTAACAGCTATAGGATTAAAACCATTATATCCAGAAATTAATAAACATCCTATGGAATGGATTGATAGTTTTTCAAAATTAAATAGTACAAAAACTGATTTTTTTGAAGCAAAGGTTACAAATTATACAAAAGCAGCAGCTTTTGATTTTGATGATCTTGATTAA